Proteins found in one Triticum urartu cultivar G1812 chromosome 4, Tu2.1, whole genome shotgun sequence genomic segment:
- the LOC125550375 gene encoding uncharacterized protein LOC125550375: MGTVLDSHFLALTALVTVGYQLVFFIITALLRFDKVTDFAGSTNFVIIAVLVAALKGTWHFRQIVLTVLVIIWGLRLAVFLLMRILQWGEDKRFDEMRSNLGKLAVFWIFQAVWVWTVSLPVTIVNASSRNPSIEARDIIGWIMWAIGLAVEAIADQQKLKFKNSPSNRGKWCNVGLWSYTRHPNYFGEMFLWWGVFVASTPVLSGAEWLVILGPIFLTLLLLFVSGIPLLESSADKRFGRSEEYRTYKKTTSPLIPLPPVVYGALPDWFKVAFLLELPLYNPGPERDPVS; the protein is encoded by the exons ATGGGAACAGTGCTGGACTCCCACTTCCTGGCGCTCACCGCCCTCGTCACC GTCGGGTACCAGCTGGTGTTCTTCATCATCACAGCTCTCCTCCGCTTCGACAAGGTCACCGATTTCGCAG GCAGTACAAATTTTGTCATAATCGCCGTCCTTGTAGCAGCTTTGAAGGGAACATGGCACTTCCGCCAG ATCGTGTTGACAGTGCTTGTTATAATCTGGGGACTTCGTCTGGCAGTGTTTTTACTAATGAG GATTTTGCAATGGGGAGAGGACAAACGGTTTGATGAGATGCGCAGTAACTTGGGAAAATTAGCCGTCTTCTGGATTTTTCAG GCTGTCTGGGTTTGGACTGTCAGCTTGCCTGTTACTATTGTGAATGCAAGTAGCAGAAACCCTTCAATTGAAGCTCGGGATATCATTGGTTGGATAATGTGGGCCATCGGGCTAGCTGTGGAAGCTATAGCTGATCAACAGAAGCTTAAATTCAAGAATTCTCCAAGCAATAGGGGAAAGTGGTGTAATGTTGGTCTTTGGAGTTATACTCGCCATCCAAATTACTTTGGGGAG ATGTTCCTTTGGTGGGGGGTGTTTGTAGCATCAACCCCAGTCCTCTCAGGAGCTGAATGGCTTGTAATCTTGGGACCCATCTTCCTGACGCTCTTGCTTCTTTTCGTTAGCGGGATCCCACTTCTTGAG TCATCTGCTGATAAGCGCTTCGGTCGGTCTGAGGAATACCGCACATACAAGAAAACCACAAG TCCTCTTATCCCATTGCCGCCGGTTGTGTATGGAGCCCTGCCCGATTGGTTCAAGGTGGCATTCCTCCTGGAGCTGCCCCTCTACAACCCCGGACCGGAACGCGACCCTGTCAGCTGA
- the LOC125550376 gene encoding peptidyl-prolyl cis-trans isomerase FKBP17-2, chloroplastic-like, which produces MATFLGSSPAFLARPAAKPHVSCAPPSRPPSAQPPSDQPPPPPQQQPQQEPMQAQAAPARAPAPKRAATSADSTDWVASSLTRRFGIGAGLAWVGFLAFGVVSEQLKTRFEVAQQQANTKDVEEEKEVVLPNGIRYTEMRVGGGDVPRPGDLVVIDLQGRVAGGGEAFVDTFGDGKRPLALVMGSRPYTRGMCEGIEYALRSMRNGGKRRVVVPASLGFGEDGADFGDDGVQVPPGATLEYVVQVDKVSIAPA; this is translated from the exons ATGGCCACGTTCTTGGGCAGCTCCCCGGCCTTCCTCGCCCGCCCCGCCGCCAAGCCGCACGTCTCGTGCGCGCCGCCCTCGCGGCCGCCCAGCGCCCAGCCGCCGTCCGACCAGCCCCCACCGCCACCACAGCAGCAGCCGCAGCAAGAGCCCATGCAAGCGCAGGCGGCACCGGCGAGGGCGCCGGCGCCGAAGCGCGCGGCGACGTCGGCCGACTCGACGGACTGGGTCGCGTCGTCGCTGACCCGGCGGTTCGGCATCGGCGCCGGGCTGGCGTGGGTCGGGTTCCTGGCCTTCGGCGTCGTGTCGGAGCAGCTCAAGACCCGCTTCGAGGTCGCGCAGCAGCAGGCTAACACCAA GGATgtggaggaggagaaggaggtcGTCCTGCCCAATGGAATCCG GTACACCGAGATGCGGGTGGGCGGCGGCGACGTGCCGCGGCCGGGCGACCTGGTGGTGATCGACCTGCAGGGGCGggtggccggcggcggggaggcgtTCGTGGACACGTTCGGCGACGGGAAGCGGCCGCTGGCGCTCGTCATGGGCTCCAGGCCCTACACCAGGGGGATGTGCGAGGGCATCGAGTACGCGCTGCGGTCCATGCGGAACGGCGGCAAGCGGCGCGTGGTCGTACCGGCGAGCCTCGGCTTCGGCGAGGACGGCGCCGACTTCGGGGACGACGGCGTGCAGGTGCCCCCCGGGGCGACGCTGGAGTACGTCGTGCAGGTCGACAAGGTGTCCATCGCGCCGGCGTGA